Proteins from a genomic interval of Dehalococcoidales bacterium:
- a CDS encoding oligopeptide/dipeptide ABC transporter ATP-binding protein, giving the protein VPIADPFVEETRERIILKGEVPSPLNPPPGCAFHPRCFMAMPECAQSVPELRTISPGHQVACIRV; this is encoded by the coding sequence CCGTGCCCATCGCCGACCCCTTTGTGGAGGAGACCCGGGAGCGCATTATCCTCAAGGGCGAGGTGCCCAGCCCCCTTAACCCCCCGCCGGGCTGCGCCTTCCACCCCCGCTGCTTCATGGCCATGCCCGAGTGCGCCCAGTCCGTGCCGGAGCTCCGCACCATCTCCCCCGGCCACCAGGTCGCCT